The Vicugna pacos chromosome 5, VicPac4, whole genome shotgun sequence genome includes the window TATATCCAACGAGTGTCAAAAAGCAGGAAAATCATACCGTTAAACCCCCAGTTTAAGTTCAGGTTCGGGTCCATAGTGGTCACTCTTGAATGCACTGATGTAGAGGGAGTGAGGggagaccaaaacaaaacaacgaAAACTGCCCAGCCAACCGCAGTAGGTTGCTGCTGCAGTCCACGCGGGCCCGGGGCAGTTTAGAAAGCGCTACTTTCTAGGCGGCCCTGAGCCGTCACCCGGCTTCGCTCACTCTTTCTTACCCCTCGGCGAATTCACCTGACATCCTGCAGGAGTCGTACGGTCTGGGTTCTCAATGCCAAAGACTTCCTTTGTACGAATTCAGAGTGAAATCTCACTTCCCAGAAAAAAAGGAGTAGACAAAACCTTCCCCcagctctgtttcttcttttgaaCTTGTAAACGACCTTAAAAACATTTGGAGCTACTTAAGAGAGAATGCATTTTCTGGCTAGAGCGTCACGCAGGAATCTCTTGCCCCACAGCTTTGCAGGAGCAGAGAGCTGGGCGCAGGCGCGATGGCCCTGGTGCCCTATGAGGAGACCGCGGGAGTGGGGCTGCAGAGATTCCACAAGCCTCttgccaccttctcctttgcAAACCGCACGATCCAGATACGGCAGGACTGGAAGCAACTGGGAGTCGCAGCGGTGGTTTGGGACGCGGTGAGTAAGCCCCTGGGGCctctgaaaaaaaatccacaattgATTATTTTAAGactggtctttaaaaaaaaacagctttattgggatataattcatATAGCATATATTTCACCTATTTAAagtgatgagtttttttttaaagtaaattcacAGAGTGGTACAACTATCACGAcactcaattttaaaacattttatcaccccaccccaccccaaaaaacTTATATCCATTAAAATCacttccctgctccctccctgcgaAATAGATTGCATTTTAAGGGTGAGTAAAGaaagctgagagaaattaaatcaCTTGCCAGTAGTTTATGCAGCGGTGAAGAGGGAGGactgaaaagaaagctggggCCCCTAACTGCTTTAGTCACTGAATCAGTTTTTACATTAAGTTTAACATTGCACAAAGAATATTGCAAAGTGACAATGCCCCAAATGAAGATcatgtgttttctttgttttccgtAGCTGTAATGATCAAAAAGTTGTACTATAATTGCTCCTTTGCTTCTTCCTCTCCCAGTACTGTTTTGTCAGCTGCTTGTAACAGAGACTTGCCCTCAGCATCTGGCATCACACCTGGGATTCCGTGGGAGCTCATTTAATGTTGGATAAATGATTGGCATAGATACAATTTTACAGTCTTAATATTGTATTAGGGATGCTGGAAAAAACATTTAGGAATAAAAATCTTGAGATATCTTAACCGAGTAACATCATTTTTAGGAACCCAGTCTAGGGTAACTACATGAAAAGTTTTCCCAGAATGGGTAATAAAAGGATACATAATAGTGAGGAATCGGTGAGCCTCCTGTATTCTCACCAAGAAGAGGAATTGCTAAGTATACTAGTAGTATGTGGCCATGAAAagcaaagtatatttaaaaattatgttaagaGTATACACTGCTTTTATAGAATTGTATGTAAATGCTAACTCACACACCAAGTCCAAACTTTTGGCTAAAACCTTACCTTTTGATACCGGCCCCGGGGTGAGGGGTGACGACTGTTAGGAACGCGGGAGAGCAGGAGGAAGGAGTGCAGCTCTGGGGTGCTTGGCGCTCCTCTGCTTTTCCCCTCTGGGTGATGTTGTGGTCTTGCTGATTTGAACTTGGTTTAGGAATTGGACATTCCTTTAAGCAAAATCACAGAGACTGTTCATGTCAGCTCTGCCAGAGTCATTTTGTAAACTTTGAGTTTAAAAGTGCTGTGACACACTAAGGAATTTAAACTTCCTAGATTGAGCAGGACCCTGTCTCGGGTGGGCAGTGTCCCTGACCTGACCATGGCTGTCCCCTTAAGGGCTTctggtggggcctggggcagctGTGCTGTGGGACTTAGTGTCTGTGCTCTAGATGACCTCCCAGCAGCAGCTGAGTTCCTGTGGTGTTGTTAAACTGGGAATTGAAACTTGCAGTGGGCAAGGGGTGTGTGCTGTCTTCCTGCCAGTACAGAGCCTGCTTGAAACCCTTCAGCCCCTAAAGCACATGTTGACTTTAATTGAAATGCTGTGTTTTGACTCAGGCTGTCGTTCTTTCCACGTATCTGGAGATGGGAGCTGTGGAGCTCAGGGGCTGCTCTGCCGTGGAGCTGGGTGCTGGCACAGGGCTGGTGGGCATAGTGGCTGCCCTGCTGGGTGAGTGTGACACGCTGGCTCATGCCTTTGTGAGGGGGACTCATAGAGGGGCGCCTTTTCTTGACGCAAAACCACTGTTAGTTTTCCTCTTACTGGATTACTTTTCTTTGCCTTGTACTTACTATGAATCACATGCCAACTGCTGTGTTCTTACCTCCAGGAAGGCtaattccttgtctctctcccATCCTGTTATTTATACTTCTCATAGGAGATTGCTTTGCCCCATGCAATTCTGTGATGCCAATAATATGATCTGAAGGTGACTTTGAGTTCAGAGAGAATTACcttgtgtgtgtacatgttttTTTACAGTATAGGTGCTTTCCCATATACTCTCTGATTTAACCCCAGGAGGCGGGTAGAGCAGATAATCTCTTACCTTCATTGCTGAGAAAACTTTGCTGGTCTTTTTCTTTTAGGGAGGGCTGGCCCCCTGGAGTTTGTACTGACATCTTGTATTAAACAGTATGCAGTTCTGAATTCATGtcaagttttgaaaaaaaaaattttttttttttggcatacaGACATTAAGCTATGCCTAGAGcatttttaagctttatttttattttattattcactGTTGACTCCCTCCTACAACTTTTGGCTCATATACTTCAAGTTACCTGATGACTGGATGGACCAGCCTTTAAGCTACAATATGTAATATTCACCACTTCAATATTGTCACCTGGggctcttgttaaaatgcagtttcTGCTTCCATGGGTCTGGAGTGGGCCctgagagcctgcatttctaacaagttcccaggtgacgaTGATGCAGTATATGTGGAACACATTTGGGTGGTAAAGATCTAGAATTCCATCACATGTGGACTGGTGCTTGAGAGCCCACTGGAGCCCTGCTtctgtcctttcctttttttgcgtaacatttctttttcaatattcCTTTCTCTGATTAGATTTTGCCTTCCAAAGTTCGCTGGGGAGCATGGGCAGGGGCTGTGGGCAGGATGTACATATAAACTGATTTAGGTCCATCTATGGGATCCCATGGCACTTTCAGTCACTGGGGAGGCCCTTAACCATACACCACCTTGTGTTCTCCTCAAGTTAACCTTGTATCACCCCTGTGTATGTTAGGTATATTTTTGATTTTCTGCAGTCCCATCTGACCTTTCTGCCTGTCTTATCAAACCCGCTTTTCCCAATAGCTGTCAGAGTGGCCCAGCTAAGATGCCAAAGTGATGAGGTGACCCCTGCTGAAACATCCCTGTGCCTTCCTGCTGCCCGCAGGCCACAGCCCAGGCTTCTTAGGAAGGCTCTGTCATCTCATTTGGCCTGAGTCTTCAGCCTCACTCTTTTTCAGTGCAGTTGCGCAGTTTGAAATTCCAGTGCCACACACACTGCTTCTGGCCTGTCGCTTCTGCCTTGAACGCCTTCTCTTCACCTTTTTTCCTTTGGTTAACACCACATCTTTCAAGAATAAGTTCACATTTCCCTTCTTTCCAAAATCTTTCTTCGACTTTTGCCCCTCTCGTAGAGTTTCTCCTTTGTGGCCACATTGGCTGGCACACCCATGTTCCTATGTTTACTCCCTACATTGCTTGATAATTATTTTCACATGTCTCTCTCTCATGGGACTCTCAGTTCCTAGAGAGCACAGACTTTCTTCCTCATCTCTATCTCCAGTACATAGTATGTGCTCCAGTGTTCGAGTACATTAAGGTGTTGCTTACAAAACTACAAACTAAAAGGGATGACAATTGTTtacatgttctttttcctttaccaAGTGAGTGACAGGAGGCTATGTTGTCTTATTGGGTCAGTTTCCATGAGTTTTTCATGAACTAAACATTATCTCATCTTTCCCCATCACCCAGCGTAAATCTCACAAGCAGTCCTTGTATCACCATCTCCTTATACAGTCCACAGCCTGGACTTCCTCGCTTCATCTTCTTCATCCTCTTCATCCATGTTACAAACAGGGTTAAGTGCAGCTCTCCACTTGTTCCAGGCCTGCACTGGGCAGCTGAATGTGGTGCGAGGAAACAGACCACTGCCAGGTGTCATTTGAAATCCTAATCAGGACCCTCGGGGGGCTCTGCGTGCTGCAGGGGAGGTCCCCTCTGCAACCTCTCCTCCACTAACCTCTAGTCCTCCTTCCTCCACTTTCACTCTCAGCTGACGATGTTTCTTCTTCTCTCACTGAGAAGATCGAAGCAATCAGGAGAGAACTTCTGTGACCTCCCAGCACCGCCTCTGTCCAGTGGGCATCAAGCCTCACAGTCAGCCTTTGCTTCTGATGCCTTATGTCGAGGGACAGGAACTGTCTGTCCTGCCCTGGGCCAGCCCCTTCTCACCTATTCTGGGACGTGGCTTCAGTGGTCCTCTTTCCTGCACCATCGCTTTTCCCTCTTTCTACCTGATCATTCCCTTCAATGCACAGACTTGCTATTCTTTATTCCatccaaaaagtaaaaattagagCCTCTTAATTGCCTGATTCTAGTTCTGTGGCAGGAAATATATAAGTTGATCCTGAAATGTCTTGTCATATCTGATCTCAAGGACGCTATCAAGGATGACTGGGCTTCTGTCACAAGTCCACTGGCAAAGGATAGGACAGTTGAGTGTCAATAGTGATGACAGCAATGGGTTTAAATACATCAAATATGTTTAATCCATGAGTTTATgatacaacaacaaaataaacccaattagTCATCTTTGGAGGATGCTTAGAAACCAACTTTTTGACATTTGGTTTATAAAAGGGGAGAAAGGGGCAAAATTTATCCTGCCTTTCCTATTCAAACAATTCCTATACAAGATGAATAACCAAATAGTAATTGAAAGAAGCTTTCTCaacaaataaatgcaaaaggaATCTAATAAATTAAGGCTCTGGGCATTGAAGATACGTGATTGCTCACGTAGCAAAAACAGAGCCTACCAGATGTTACATCCTCTTGATGGAAAATACCACCACTGCCTCTGAAAGACTCTTGTTCAAAAAATCAGACTCAAGTCAAACAAATTTACAGGAGTTACAGGGGACAGAGGAACATGTTAAACTATGTAAATGGCATAATCAGCAAAATCTAGATTGTAGGAAACTGTAGGACAGAGGATCTGTTTCTTCCCTAAAttgcaggagagaaaaaaaataaaggaaactgatagattaaaagaaacttaagatACCGTTTacctaaataaacaaatgacccccccaaaaaaaaacataGGCAAGATGATAGTATTCTGTGAGTGGATACTTGGGTGATAAAAATTGAGTAACTAGTAAGGGAGTGAGCCCCACGAGAGTCGGAGGAGAGGTTACCCGAGGGTGGGTTGTGTTTCGGCCGCGGCCTGGCCTGTGCCGGGAGTCCGGAGGGGTTTCAGCAAGGTGCGAGCCAGCAGCTCCTCCACCTGCACCACCGTGCTGGCCTCCTCGCAGGTCTCTTTGCTTCTGGCCCTGCCCCACTGCTGGGAATTCTGTGAAAACCTATGTCAGGTCATTGGCATTTCTGCTTAGCAgtctccagtggcttcccatctCAGAAAAAGCCAAAGCCTTTTTGAAACATGACCTGTGAGGCCCTAGGTGATCCGCCTTCTCCTCTTACTTCTCTGCCTTCTGTCTCCTGCGACTTCatttctcttcactcactccAGCCACTCTTGCCGCCTCCTCACCCGCACCCGGAGGCCTtggctctctctcttctccctgacAGGAATATGATTCCCCCCGACAGGCATTCGGTTATTCCCTCGCCTGGCACCTCCTCAGTGAGAGGCCTCCCCTTTCTACCCGCCTCTCATACTTCCTGACATTTCATGTCTCtcattcctgctttatttttttccttagtgtATATCTCTAGCTAACCTGCAGGACATCCTACTTTTCAAAACACCTCTAACTGCTTATCCCCTTACGTGAAGGTAAGCTCTATGAGGGTAGGGGTTTTTATCTCAAGGCTCAGGGTAGCCACTTGGATATTTGTGGAGTTGATGGATGTTACAGGGGATGGTCAACTGACATTAAGATCCTGCTGAAACTCCTGGAACACCTGGCAGGTTAGAAGTAGCCTCAAAAATCCCTGAGACAGGCATTAGAGGATCTACATCTAAGAGCTGTTAAAATGAACACCAAGGTGATGTGCAAAAGACTAGATCACTTCTGTACTGCCAGCAGAG containing:
- the METTL21A gene encoding protein N-lysine methyltransferase METTL21A isoform X2; the protein is MALVPYEETAGVGLQRFHKPLATFSFANRTIQIRQDWKQLGVAAVVWDAAVVLSTYLEMGAVELRGCSAVELGAGTGLVGIVAALLGEPLSFVLLLRPAA